The DNA window CCTTTTAATGTGGTGTTAACACTTAAGAAACAGGATGATGTGTATAAAGTCGAAAAAGCAACCAAAAACGGAAAACAAATTGAGGGACTGAAAGGAAAGGTAATACCCGGTGAAAAGCCTGTGGCAGGCACTTCCGATGAGTATAATTTAACTATACCTTTCGTTAATGAGACGAAAACAGAATAAAATGTCTTTTTTTGGTAAGTTAACAGGAGCTGCAAATTTTGGAGACATCAGCGATAGAATAGGAAGTGCAAGCGGGACAGACCTAACCAACATATTAAATAGTCGAAGAAGTAATCAATCGACTGAATATTTGTTGGTAAAAGTAGTTGAAGAGTTGAAAAAGGGGCAACAACTGTTGTAGCAGGGCAGGTACAGGCCCGCCAATTTCCATTTTCAAAAAGTTGAACGAATCTGTACAAATACTCCCGGGCTAAAAGACTCAGATGCTTATATGGATAGCAGGCTGGCACGAGCAGAAGTTGCCTATCAACTTGGTTTTCATCACGGCGTTCGAGATATTCTAGAAGATATATTAAAAACAGATGAAAACAATTATCGAGCCAGAATCCTGTATGGAAAGTCTTTTCGTGACAGGGCAGACAAAGTAAGGTCAAAAGATTCATTTTTCCAAAAAATACGTTCTGTATTTGGAGTGCCTTCAATGAAAAAGCTGACACCAGACTATGATAAAGCCATAGAACAGCTGACAAAAGCCAGGGACATCCTAGAATCAAATGATCCACGATACGGTATCAGTGAAAATGATAGAAAGGAAGTGTTAAGAGACCTGTATATGCATCTCGGGGGAGCAAAAAAATCCAATTTTGAGCATAATTCTTCTGATCTGACTGATGATGCAGCAATAATAAGCATCATTGAAAATTATCATAACGCATATCTGCAAGATAAAAAAGCTACATATCCCCAGGCTGTCGAGATTCATTCGTCCTTAGCATTTTTTTATACTATCTTAGCCAACAGAATCAGAAATAATATTGGCGGTGTGTCCATGCACGTATCAGCTAATGATAAGCAGCTGTATGAAGAAGCTTTGACTTTAGCTAAGAGACCCGGCTGGGGACCTAAAATTTGGGCAATTGAAAATTTAAGCATAGCCTTTAAAAATAATGGGAATTATGCTGCATGTTGTCATGAACTTTCAAATATGCATGGCAAGCTGGCAAAATATATTTCAGAAAAAAATAATTTCAAGTAAATTCAGGGGGTCCTTCGCTATCTTTACCTAGTAATTCTCTCATTTTATTAATGCCTTGCACTAGATCTCTTCTCTCCAGATAATTAATTACTTTTTCTGCTTTCAGCATATGCTGCACTGATTTTTTCTGTCGAATTTTGATTTCTATTAATTCATCAATTATTTTTTTCAGATAGCTTCTTTTTGTTCTGCTTTCCAAAGCCCGAATCAGTTCAGAATATTTATCACTAAATGTCCTCTCTAACTGTAAAATTTCATTAAAATTCTCTGAAATTTTTCTAACAAAAGCCACGACTTCATCTCTTATTTCTAAATGCAGCTGTCTCCGAAATAAATCCATTAATTCATCTTCGCTTTTTTTGATAGGTGAAAATTTCTCCTGAAAATCCTGTTCTTCATGCTGTATTTCCTTTAGTTTTTCACTAAAAGCTTCCCTGCCTCCTTTCCGTTTGAAATCTTTGGCTAAGCTAATCATTCCTCTTATTCTCTGCAAATTTCTTATTACCTTGTTCAAGTCATGCACTTCTCCTTTTGTTATCCTTCTTAGTTTTCTCATTACTCTCTCCCTTTCCCTTTCAGTTTTTTCATCTTTTTCCAAATCCTTTTCTGCATTCTTTTTAATCTTTGGAGCACTGCTTCCCCCACCAGTCCCCCCGCTGTAATTTCCCTTAACCATGCTGCCCGCTCCCTCAAAAAACATTATCATCCCGACAAACAGCAAAATAACAGCAGCTACTTCCATCCACCGGCCGAGCTGCTCATATATCTGGTTATTGCCCGCTTCCATTAACGAAACTGACATGAACAGCACAATCATCGCAGCTGCAACAAACAGCAATCCTTTAGCCCAGCTGCTTTTCACCCCAACATTCGGAAAAAGCTTCTTTCCCAAAAAGAAGATCAGCAGTAAAGGCAGCACAACAATCAGCGCAGTTATCAAAAAGCTGTAAGCCTTGAATATTTTCACGATAATAGAATTAGATATCATCATAACGCTTGTCAGGGAAATAACCAGAGCAGAAGCCATGGCTACCCTTGCATTGTCATGCATGACTTTCTTCAGCGATGAAAAAACAACAGCAAACACAAAAATAAACAGCAGAAACTTGAAAAACACTATCGCCACCAAATCCTGCGACAAAACTCCCGAAGGAAGTGTGCTGAAAAGATAGACAAAAATATTCTCAATTTTATCAGGCAGAAAGCCGTTGCCTGCATACACAGCCATAGAATTAATCAATACCAGCAAAACTGGAAATATTTTTTTCAGTCCCATCTTTATTCCAACAACTAACTTAATCTATTCTTCCCGAAAACAATATATAAACCTTTTGAATTTGTTTAATTTACACCTCATTTCAAAACATTAAAATACTCGCAGCCAAAATAACCCTCTTGATGGGGAATAAAAGGCAAATCTCAAGGTATATCACAGAATGCTTAAGGAAAGGAATCTCCTATCGGAATATCAAGGATTCTTTATTAAGAAAAGGCTATCCGGCAAACATCGCAGAAGGCATAATCCTTGATTACAGGCATAAGGGCAGGCTAATCAAGTGGTCCGCAGTCTCTGTGATGTCAGTATTTTTTCTTATTTCCATGTATCTGAGCGGCTCAGGAATAGCAGGCATGGCAACCCTCGGCTATTCCCAAAACTACATCGATGAAACAGGCTTAATAATAAACCAGTCATCATCATACAGCTGGTACGTTCCGCATAAGGGCAGGCTTATTTCAGTTGCCTTCACCGGCAATCTCCTTGGAGGGGGCTCTGCCAAAGCCTATCTTGAGCACGAAAACAAAAAATACCTTGTTTTCAGCTCTGAAAAGCAGAATTTCCAGGTTACAGACATTTCCAGCAGCATATTGGGCAGTGCAAAGCATTTCAATACAGTTTGTGAGCAGGCCTGCTACCTGCCTGAGCTCAACAAGTCAGTCTACAGCTTTGTTTTCGAGATAAATAACTCTGTACTGGAGATTGAAAAGATACACTATGATATAAAAGCAGCAGCCGAGGTGGAGTCAGTCCCGGAATTCCTGGATATTCCCGATCAGGAAGTAAGCGTCAATTCAAGGCTTGCCATAGACCTGAATACTTTTTTTAACTCAAGTGAAAAGCCGGAATTCAGCTATCTCTCCCGAAACATCTCTGTAGAGATAAATGACAATTTAGCAGCTATCTCTCCCGAAAATAAAGGCACCTATCATGTCTACTTTATAGCGGAATTAGGCAGCCTGAAATTTATGTCCAATCTTGTCAGGATAGAAGTTACCGACAGTGGCTCATCAGCAGGAATAATCAGGGGAGCAGCTGTTCACCCCCAGAAGAAAGAAAAGCCTTCTCCCCGCCCATTGCCGAATCTGCTTTTGCTTTCCCTGGTAATTGCAGTTATAATTACCCTTGCCGTAATTCCCTCCCGCTTCTATGACACAAGAGATTTGGCATCAAAGCTTGATAGGATAAGAAAGAGCAGCAGGCTCAGCTCTTCAATAGAAAAATACAATAAAATGAAAGAAACATTAAACAGCAGCATTCCGGAAAAAGAAAAGTCAAAACTCTTATATAAGATGGAAAAAGGCATAAGGGCTTTATCAAAAGAGCTGCCAGGTTCAGACATACAGCATCAGTTCGATGAAAAGTGCAGGGAATTCCGCTCCGCAAAGTCGCGGGGAATTAAGGAATGCATTTACAATGAATTAAGGCAGGTTTATGAAAAGATGATAGAAAGCGGGCTTCCGCAGGAAAGCAAGAAAGAAGCCTACAGGAAATTGCAGCGCTACTACAAGCAAATATAGCATTTTCTTAAGATGGTCAGGAATAAAGAGCTGGAAAAGGCAAAATCCGACATTCCCTCAAGGATAAAGGAGCTTGAAGATGAGCTTTCCAGGACAAGGTATAATAAGAAGACCCAGGGCCACATAGGCCTGCTAAAGGCAAAGATAGCCCAGCTTAAGGAGAAGCAGCAGCAGCGGAAAAAGGGCAAGGGCAAAACAGCCGGCTATACAGTAAAGAAGACAGGGGATGCCACAGTTATCATGGTAGGCTTCCCCTCTGTAGGGAAAAGCACGCTGCTGAACAGGCTGACCAACGCAAAGTCACAGACAGCTGCTTACTCCTTCACAACCCTGACCTGTATTCCCGGCATGCTGGAGCACAAAGGCGCGAAAATTCAGGTTCTGGATGTTCCGGGAGTTGTAAAGGGCGCATCCTCTGGCAGGGGGCGCGGCAAGGAGGTCTTGTCTGTAGCAGTGAACTCAGACTTAGTATTGTTCTTAATCGATGTTTTCCATCCCGAGCATTATGGCATACTGCTGCATGAGTTAAGGGATTCCTACCTAAGGATAAACGAGGAAAAGCCCGACATAAGGATAAAAAAGAAAGCAAAAGGCGGCTTAGACATAGGCTCTACAGTAAAGCTCACCAAAATAGACAGGGAAACAATAAAGAAGATACTTAACCAGTTCAAGATAATTAATGCAGATGTGTTGGTAAGAAGCAACATAGATGCTGATCAGCTGATAGATGCTATAGAAGACAATAAAAAATATTTGCCCGGCATAATAGCGCTGAACAAGATAGACCTTGCTTCAGAAAAGCAGATTGAGGAAGTAAAGAGGATAAATCCCGACATACTGATAAGCGCAGAAAAAGGAACAGCAGTTGAGGGGCTGAAAGAGCTTATCTTTGAGAAGCTCGGATTCATAAGGATTTACTGCAAGGAGCAGGGCAAAAAAGCCGACACAAAAGAGCCCATGATACTGAAGAAAGGCGCCACTCTGCAGACCATGTGCGAGAAGCTCCACAGGGATTTTATAATGCGGTTCAGGTTTGCCCGTATATGGGGGAGCTCAAAATTTCCCGGCCAGGCAATAAGGAAGCTTAGCTATCCCCTAAAGGATAAGGACATCGTTGAGCTTGTCCTGGATTAGCCCACCTTATAATAGACCATGTAGCAGTCCCTGATATTCTTGACCTTAAGGAAGCCAAGCCCTTTCCTTATCTCTTCCCTGCTTTTCCTTGGCTTCAGCTTTGATTTATAGTTTATCTGCATATGCTTTATCCTGTCTGTAAAGCCGAATTTTTCAGGATGCTTAAGCAGCCTTCCTGTTTCGCTTAATTCAAATTTTCCCTTTTCCTTATTGATTATATTATTCTTCAGGAATAATCCGGCATATTCTTTTAGCTTAAGTATGGGCATCTTTGTCTTCTCATTCAGTTTGGCAAGGTCGAATTTCTCCAGCTCAAGCACAGCATTAAGGGCATTTTCCTGCGTTTTGGAAAGCGTTAATTCAGGCAATGCTATAGTCTCTTTTGTGTCTATGTTCCTGACAATATGGCCCTTTACCATCTCAATAAGAAGGTTAAACCTTTTTTTGTTCTCTACCTCAACCAGGACAGCAGGAATCAGCACAGGGGCTGTTTCCCTGCCTTCTATAAGCCTTAAGTCTTTCTCAGATGTCCTAGGCATTATCACAGGCAGAAATTTGCTGCCTGAATTAGAGCTCGTCTCGAGTATATTCACAGCATACCCGCCATGCCTTGATTTTCTCGGCCTTATCTTCACCAGCAGGGGAATCTCTATAACGCCCGAAACAAGGGCAGTGCCTACAGGAAGGTTTTTTATCTCCCCCTCCATGTCAGAGCTTACATTTTCCACAGAATTAGTCAACGACCTTAAATCATTTGGATTGGTCACTTTCAGTATTATGTGCGTATTGCATTGTGAAAGAACGTTTTTGTCGAGCCTAGCGGGCCGCTGGCTAAGCACGCAAAGCCCAAGCCCGAACTTTCTTCCCTCGGATGCAATGGTCCTTATTATGCCGCTTGATTTTGCCTGGCCAAAGCTCCTCTCGGGAGCGAAATTATGCGCTTCCTCGATAACACAGAAGAAAGGGGCGACATTCCCAAGCTTTCTCTGCTCGAACAAATCCCTCAGCAGCTTATAGACAATTATCTCCTGCACTTCGGGAGCTATCCCCTTAAGGTTTATTATCGAGCACATTCCCGGCTTAACCAGCTCTTCATAAGGGGTAAAATCAGGCGAAAACAGGTCAAGGCTTTTCATGTAATCAAGTATCGAGCTGAGGTTGACAGAAGTTATGCTTTGCTCCGCCTCAAGCGCCTCCGCAAGGTTGTTGAGGGTCACAGGACTAAGGTCTTTTATCACCGAGTAAACAGTGGCTTTCTGCGCCTGTGTAAGCTTTGAAGGCAGGATATGCATCAGCTCATGGACTGAGAACTCCTCGTTGAGGCAGACAGGCTCAAGGCTGTTGTCTATATTCCTGTCCCCGTATTCTCTTATCTGCTCCTTATAGCCTTTTGGCTTCAGGTTATTTTTCTTCAGCAGCTCTAATTCCTGGTCATTCTCATACTTTATTTTGGAATATTCTCCGTGGGGATCGATAATCAGCAGCGGGACTTTCCTGTCAAGTATTTCCTCAACAAGAATGCCGCACGTATAGCTCTTGCCCGCCCCTGTCTTTGCAATTATGGCAAGGTGCCTGCTCAGCAGCTTATTGAGCTCAAGATAAATCCTTATGTCCCTCCCCTCCAGTTTGCCTATATATGCAGCGCCCTTTTCTTCAATCCCCAAAACATCCCTGATAAACCTGTCTTCCGCATACAGCACTTCATCACCCTGGTGCAAAGGCGATCTCGGCATCTGGATTTTGCCGTCTTTTCTGTAGCCTATTATCCCGCATCTTGCTATCTCTTCTTTCTCCCTCTCAATCTCATGTATCTGCCCGAGGATATAGCCGCAATCCTTGTGCATCACCTGCACATACTGGAACTTCTGGGCATTATTAGCTATCTTGAACTTGAAATTCTTTGTGGTGGTTTTTCCTGTTATTCTTCCCAAAATCATCCTTAAAGGTAAATTATTTGTTTATTTAAGGGTTTTTATCATTATCTTGAGTTTCAGCCATGTATCTTGTTTACAGTATTAAAATAGGATAGTGAAAGATTTCAAAAAAAAAACACAATCAATAATTTTATATATCCTTCAGCTTATTTAATGATATGAAAAGCCCGCTGGTGATTGTGCTTATTCTTTCCCTGCTTTTGTTAGCCTGCACTGCCGAGAAAGAAACAGAGCAGGCCAGGCAGGAAGCAATGCAGGAATTCCAGGAAACAGCTTGTAATTCAGCAGACGAGGCAGGCACATGCCATAAGCTCAAGGCTCTCGGCATAATAACCAAAGAGCAGTGCTGCGAAAGAATGAATAAGTGCTGCGAATAGGCAAATCTTTATATTATTCTTGCCTATACTTTTTGCATGGACATAAAAGAATTAAAAAGAGCCTATTCAAGAAAAAAAAATGAGATAAGGCAGAGGCTGGCAGAATTTAAAAAGCAAAAAGACCATTTCTACGAATTATGCTTCTGCCTGTTAACACCCCAGTCAAATGCCTTCAAGTGCGATGAATGCATTAAAGCCCTCAAGGAGGAGCATTTTGAAAAAAAGGCAATAAAGCCGGAAAAAATCCTGAAAAAATATACCCGCTTTCATAATAATAAGTCAAGATATCTTATCAGGATAAAACAGCATCAAAATCAAATATTTTCAGACCTGAAAAAAATAAAAGACCCGAAAGAAAAAAGAGATTATATAATCAGGAGCGTGAAAGGAATAGGCCTTAAGGAAGCATCCCATTTCCTCAGGAACACAGGCTGCAGAAACTTAGCTATCCTTGACCGCCACATATTGAAAAATCTTAAGGAATTGGGTGTTATCAAAGAAATACCGAAATCCCTTACAAAAAACAGATATATCAAAATAGAGAAAAAATTCTATGATTTCTCAAAAAAGATAAAAATTCCCATGGATGAGCTTGATTTGCTTTTTTGGAGCATGGAAACAGGGAAGGTGTTTAAATAATGGGGCTAATATTCAGGGATACTATCCGGCTGTCTGGAAAATAAAAGACGCCGGCGCAAAGGAAAGTTTAGTTGTAATTGAGGCAAGAATGGGTATTGATGGGGCGCTCGGTATTTAAAAAACTGTCGCCCGTTTAGGTTTATATTGAAATCAAAGGTGGGACAGCATTTCAACTTTTTAATTATGCAGGAAACAAGGCAAAAAACGATGGGAAGGCAGCTCATAATGCTTCAATTTAAATCAAGGTAAGTCTTGTACAAAAAAACAGGAAAAATCCAGCAATAAGCGTCTACGATAATAGGGCAAGTGACGCTTCTCCAGAATTACTATGCTCTTTTATGGAATTTCCGCGCATTAGTTATCTTAAAGTTTTCAAATAAATTTAAAAAAGGCAGCTTATCAGTATAATAAAATGATAACCTGCAATGGAAATATAAAAAAAGCAAATCTTAGGGGATTTATTCAAAAGGATCTGGTTCTCCAAGGAAAAATTAAGGTTGATTCACTAAAGGAATTGACATTCGTTGGCTCTGATTTTACCCTGGTGATAACTGGAAAAACAAAGAAAAAGATACTTAAACAGATAACGAGCCCAGCAGACCTTAAAAGGCCCATATTAATTCAGATAAAATGAAAAAGCCAACAATAGGCGGTCAGGCGGTTTTAGAGGGGGTGATGTTACGTTCACCGAACTATTATGTAACAAGCGTAAGGAACGAAAAGGGAAAAATCATCACTCAGCTAAAGAAAATCAGGAAAAAACCGAAATGGTTTCAATGGCCTTTTATCCGCGGCATTGTAAATCTGATTGAGATGCTTATCATAGGCATTAAGTCCTTAACATGGGCAGCAAATCAGGTCTCAGACGAAGATGAAAAGCTCTCCAATACAGCAGTATTCCTGACATTGCTCGCAGCAATAGCCTTTGCCATAGCCCTTTTTGTAGCCCTGCCTTATTTCTTAAGCCTTCTTTCAGGCGTCAAAGAGGAATCTTCCCCTGTCATATTTAACATGATCGACGGCGCAATCAAGATAATCATCTTTCTCGCTTACCTATATATAATAAGCCTGATGAAAGACATACGAAGAGTATTTGAATACCACGGAGCAGAGCATAAGACAGTCTATGCATATGAAAGCGGGAAAAATCTGACTGTAAGCAACATAAAAAAATATTCAACAAAGCATCCTCGCTGCGGTACATCTTTCCTCTTTATAGTCGTGATAATAAGCATTTTCTTCTTTGCCTTAATTCCGCCTGTTGTTTTGCTGATTTTCCCATCTTTTATCAGCCTGAATTTTTTCCTCAGGAAAGTTATCTTATTTTTTCTCAGGATATTGCTCATACCTTTGATAGCAGCAGTATCTTATGAGCTCCTGAAGCTCAGTGGCAGGCATTCAGGAAATCCAGTAATAAGGGCAGTTTCATATCCCGGAATCCTTCTCCAGCACATAACAACCAAAGAACCTGACGATAAGCAGATTGAAGTAGCGATTAAGTCAATGCAGGAAATATTGAAAAAAGAAAAAATAAAATATCCCTGCTAATAGAAATATATATAAATCTTAAACTATTCTTAAGTGGCAAAATCGGAGGTAATAACATGAAACTCTTGAACTTTTCAGGAATATTGATATTAGCAGCCTTAATAACAGCATGCACATCGCTGCAGCAGGGCAGCCTGCCCACAGGCTATGCAGTAGCGGAGCATAATACAGTAATCAGGGATATCAGCCAGCCAGACGTAAGGCTGACAGCAGAAGGCTTTGACACAGGCAAAGCAGCTGTAAACAAAGGGGAGTATCTCACAATTATGATTACAGGCAACTTAAAAGGGCATTACTTAACACTGGAAGGCGACAGGATATCAGACAAGCACCTTGCGCCCGATACAAAGGTCATAATACCCTTTGACGAAGCAGGCACTTTCGAGGTTGTTGATCAGACAAGCAAGCAGTCGCTGAGTGTTGTTGTTGAATAATTTTTTGAGATAGTCGAAATGCAGATTTCAGGAAATAGCAGGGCAGAGGGATAATAACTTTATACGGCCTGAAAGGCAGCAAATGAAACGGCAATATTATTCTTTTTTTGAAATGACATACTCTCAAAATAAATCCGATTGAAATCGGGGGTTTCTTGGTCGCAAAGCCTTCCACTTAAATCATTTGACTGCATCAAAAGATTTAATGTAGGTTTCGCTTTAAGCAAAAAACCCTATTCTTACGACCACCTAATCAAATTAGAGGTGGTCGTAATGACTAAAAATCTATACAAGCACTTTAATCCAGAAGTGCACAAAATTGAAAGTAAAATAGCAAATGTCCGAGCAGGACATCATTGCAAATTTAACATTAATTATCACATCATCTGGATACCAAAGTACAGAAAACCTATCCTAAAAGGAAAGGTTAAAGATGTTTTAGCTACCATCATTGATGGAATCTGCTATGACATCAGATTGAATATGCTAGCATTAGAGATAATGCCAGACCATCTTCATTTATTTGTTGGAGCAAGACCAACACATCATCCTGCAGACATTGTAAAAAGATTGAAAGGCAATACTTCAATCCAGCTAAGAAGATGTTTCATTCAATTGAAATATCTTGGTTACAAATTTCCTTACAAGAAATTTGATAGCCTCTGGGCTAGAGGTTATTATTGTGGCTCTGCAGGACATGCTTCTCAAGAACAAGTAAAAAGATACATTCTTGAGCAAGAAGATAAAGATGTGTTTGAGTATGACATTTATGGTTGTCCTCAGAAACTAAAAGGACAACTGAAAATTGGAGATTTTACAAAGTAGTGTAACTACTTTGTAATCAATATTTAACCAAAAGATTTATAAATAATCTATGCACTCTATAGGTTTCAATGACAACTCAAACAGCTGCTTCAACACTTGAGCATAAAGTATTAGGTCTTAGCAATTTTGCCAATAATATTAATCAATTTACAAGGATGGATTCAGTAGCAGAAATACAGGCAAGAAGGGCAAGGACCCCTCTAGATGAATTAGAACCTGAAATCAGTCCTGAGGCC is part of the Candidatus Woesearchaeota archaeon genome and encodes:
- a CDS encoding N-glycosylase/DNA lyase; translation: MDIKELKRAYSRKKNEIRQRLAEFKKQKDHFYELCFCLLTPQSNAFKCDECIKALKEEHFEKKAIKPEKILKKYTRFHNNKSRYLIRIKQHQNQIFSDLKKIKDPKEKRDYIIRSVKGIGLKEASHFLRNTGCRNLAILDRHILKNLKELGVIKEIPKSLTKNRYIKIEKKFYDFSKKIKIPMDELDLLFWSMETGKVFK
- a CDS encoding DUF87 domain-containing protein, giving the protein MILGRITGKTTTKNFKFKIANNAQKFQYVQVMHKDCGYILGQIHEIEREKEEIARCGIIGYRKDGKIQMPRSPLHQGDEVLYAEDRFIRDVLGIEEKGAAYIGKLEGRDIRIYLELNKLLSRHLAIIAKTGAGKSYTCGILVEEILDRKVPLLIIDPHGEYSKIKYENDQELELLKKNNLKPKGYKEQIREYGDRNIDNSLEPVCLNEEFSVHELMHILPSKLTQAQKATVYSVIKDLSPVTLNNLAEALEAEQSITSVNLSSILDYMKSLDLFSPDFTPYEELVKPGMCSIINLKGIAPEVQEIIVYKLLRDLFEQRKLGNVAPFFCVIEEAHNFAPERSFGQAKSSGIIRTIASEGRKFGLGLCVLSQRPARLDKNVLSQCNTHIILKVTNPNDLRSLTNSVENVSSDMEGEIKNLPVGTALVSGVIEIPLLVKIRPRKSRHGGYAVNILETSSNSGSKFLPVIMPRTSEKDLRLIEGRETAPVLIPAVLVEVENKKRFNLLIEMVKGHIVRNIDTKETIALPELTLSKTQENALNAVLELEKFDLAKLNEKTKMPILKLKEYAGLFLKNNIINKEKGKFELSETGRLLKHPEKFGFTDRIKHMQINYKSKLKPRKSREEIRKGLGFLKVKNIRDCYMVYYKVG
- the tnpA gene encoding IS200/IS605 family transposase, which translates into the protein MTKNLYKHFNPEVHKIESKIANVRAGHHCKFNINYHIIWIPKYRKPILKGKVKDVLATIIDGICYDIRLNMLALEIMPDHLHLFVGARPTHHPADIVKRLKGNTSIQLRRCFIQLKYLGYKFPYKKFDSLWARGYYCGSAGHASQEQVKRYILEQEDKDVFEYDIYGCPQKLKGQLKIGDFTK
- a CDS encoding DUF1385 domain-containing protein, with the translated sequence MKKPTIGGQAVLEGVMLRSPNYYVTSVRNEKGKIITQLKKIRKKPKWFQWPFIRGIVNLIEMLIIGIKSLTWAANQVSDEDEKLSNTAVFLTLLAAIAFAIALFVALPYFLSLLSGVKEESSPVIFNMIDGAIKIIIFLAYLYIISLMKDIRRVFEYHGAEHKTVYAYESGKNLTVSNIKKYSTKHPRCGTSFLFIVVIISIFFFALIPPVVLLIFPSFISLNFFLRKVILFFLRILLIPLIAAVSYELLKLSGRHSGNPVIRAVSYPGILLQHITTKEPDDKQIEVAIKSMQEILKKEKIKYPC
- a CDS encoding GTP-binding protein; protein product: MVRNKELEKAKSDIPSRIKELEDELSRTRYNKKTQGHIGLLKAKIAQLKEKQQQRKKGKGKTAGYTVKKTGDATVIMVGFPSVGKSTLLNRLTNAKSQTAAYSFTTLTCIPGMLEHKGAKIQVLDVPGVVKGASSGRGRGKEVLSVAVNSDLVLFLIDVFHPEHYGILLHELRDSYLRINEEKPDIRIKKKAKGGLDIGSTVKLTKIDRETIKKILNQFKIINADVLVRSNIDADQLIDAIEDNKKYLPGIIALNKIDLASEKQIEEVKRINPDILISAEKGTAVEGLKELIFEKLGFIRIYCKEQGKKADTKEPMILKKGATLQTMCEKLHRDFIMRFRFARIWGSSKFPGQAIRKLSYPLKDKDIVELVLD